The following proteins are encoded in a genomic region of Peromyscus maniculatus bairdii isolate BWxNUB_F1_BW_parent chromosome 12, HU_Pman_BW_mat_3.1, whole genome shotgun sequence:
- the LOC102909091 gene encoding olfactory receptor 5K16: MRMEKINHSLTTVFILVGFSDHPDLKTLLFLVFFAIYLVTMVGNLGLVALIYMERRLHTPMYIFLGNLALMDSCCSCAITPKMLENFFSVDRRISLYECMAQFYFLCFAETADCFLLAAMAYDRYVAICNPLQYHTMMSKKLSIQMSIATFIASNLHSMIHVGCLLRLTFCKSNHIDHFFCDILPLYRLSCTDPFINELMIYIFSMPIQVFTIGTVLVSYSCILFTIFKMKSKDGRGKAFSTCASHFFSVSIFYICLLMYIRPFEEGNKDIPVAVFYTIIIPLLNPFIYSLRNKEVINAVKKVINTYNTFKKSSTSTAH, translated from the coding sequence ATGAGAATGGAGAAGATAAATCACTCTTTGACAACAGTATTCATCCTGGTAGGATTCTCGGATCACCCAGACCTGAAGACCCTTCTATTCCTGGTGTTCTTTGCCATCTATCTGGTGACCATGGTGGGGAATCTCGGACTGGTGGCCTTGATCTACATGGAACGCCGTcttcacacacccatgtacatcTTTCTGGGTAACCTGGCTCTCATGGATTCCTGCTGCTCCTGCGCCATCACTCCCAAGATGCTAGAGAACTTCTTTTCTGTGGACAGAAGGATTTCTCTCTATGAATGCATGGCACAattctattttctctgttttgctgAAACTGCAGACTGCTTTCTTCTGGCAGCAATGGCCTATGATCGTTATGTGGCCATATGCAACCCACTACAATACCACACCATGATGTCCAAGAAGCTCTCCATTCAGATGAGTATAGCCACTTTCATAGCCAGTAATCTGCATTCTATGATTCATGTAGGGTGTCTCTTAAGGTTAACTTTCTGTAAATCAAATCATATTGATCACTTCTTCTGTGATATTCTTCCACTCTATAGGCTCTCCTGTACGGACCCTTTTATCAATGAActaatgatatatattttttcaatgcCAATTCAAGTCTTTACCATTGGTACTGTATTGGTCTCTTATTCCTGCATTCTTTTCACTATTTTCAAGATGAAATCGAAGGATGGGAGAGGAAAAGCATTTTCTACTTGTGCATCCCACTTTTTTTCCGTGTCTATATTCTACATCTGTCTTCTCATGTATATTCGACCATTTGAAGAAGGGAATAAAGATATACCAGTGGCtgtattttatacaataataattCCTTTGTTAAACCCTTTTATTTACAGTCTGAGAAATAAGGAGGTAATAAATGCTGTTAAGAAAGTTATAAACACTtacaatacttttaaaaaatcctcaACTTCTACAGCTCACTAA
- the LOC102909403 gene encoding olfactory receptor 5H2-like: protein MKNLTLLTDFVLTGLTGSPGLQVPLFLLFLVIYLITIVGNLGLITLIWNDPHLHIPMYFFLGHLAFVDACLSSTVTPKMLLNFLQLSKMISFSECMIQFFSFAVFVTAECFLLAAMAYDRYVAICKPLLYPMIMTSRLCICLIVLSFVGGILHASIHEGFLFLLNFCNSNIVHHFYCDIIPLLKISCTDSTLNFQLVFVLAGLIQAFTIVIVLVSYTLVLFTILQRKSVRGIRKAFSTCGAHLLSVSLYYGPLLFMYVLPPSQEANDQDIIDSVLYTVIIPVLNPIIYSLRNKQVMDSLKNLLKKKA, encoded by the coding sequence atgaaaaatttaacttTGCTGACAGATTTTGTTCTTACAGGACTCACGGGCTCTCCAGGGCTACAGGTGCCCCTTTTCTTGTTATTCCTCGTGATCTATCTCATCACTATTGTAGGGAACCTTGGTCTAATCACTCTTATCTGGAATGACCCTCACTTACACatccccatgtacttcttccttggTCATCTGGCCTTCGTGGATGCTTGTCTATCATCCACAGTGACACCAAAGATGTTACTCAATTTCTTACAGCTGAGTAAGATGATTTCCTTCTCTGAATGCATGatccaatttttttcctttgcagtctTTGTTACTGCAGAATGTTTCCTGTTGGCAGCGATGGCTTATGATCGCTATGTAGCCATATGCAAACCTTTACTTTATCCAATGATTATGACTAGCAGACTATGCATATGTTTAATAGTCCTATCTTTTGTAGGAGGAATTCTTCATGCTTCAATACATGAGGgatttttgtttctattaaaCTTCTGCAACTCCAACATAGTGCACCACTTTTACTGTGACATTATTCCACTGTTAAAGATTTCCTGTACTGATTCTACTCTTAATTTTCAGCTGGTATTTGTTTTGGCTGGTTTAATTCAAGCCTTCACCATTGTGATTGTTCTTGTGTCGTATACACTAGTGCTGTTTACAATTTTGCAAAGGAAGTCTGTCCGAGGCATCAGGAAGGCTTTCTCCACCTGTGGAGCCCATCTCTTATCTGTGTCTTTATACTATGGGCCTCTTCTCTTCATGTATGTCCTTCCTCCATCTCAAGAAGCAAATGATCAAGATATCATAGACTCTGTGCTTTACACAGTCATAATTCCTGTGTTAAACCCAATTATTTATAGCTTGAGAAACAAGCAAGTCATGGATTCCTTGAAAAACCTGTTAAAGAAAAAGGCTTAG